From Frankiales bacterium, a single genomic window includes:
- a CDS encoding tyrosine-type recombinase/integrase — protein MSGGFTFKRCPCAPVTNEAGKVLACKRKHGSWYFAAETRSTDGKRRQVKRGGFATQADAQAALTAFAEAQNTGAWTDDRNLTVSEFLTDWLAKKVANGLRPTTERSYRWHITGYITPVIGNLRLRDVRPPHVEEVLRLAAVPKEKGRTPGPATVRRIHATMRSAFASAKRARYIPYNPAVDVELPRVTRPHVQPWEADELGAFLDHCASDPLGPLYEVAAFTGLRRGELLGLRWDDIDVERSRLVVRRQIVQLGHATHVGPVKTASGQDRVVDLDEATIGALLSHQLRQQQQRDEWGSAWVDSGHVFTKEDGSPLHPETVTKRFRELSDAAGLRPVRLHDLRHGQASLMLAAGVPMAVVSKRLGHGSLAITSDTYSHLLEGVGQQAATAAAALVPRTDRRTQNEPRSPEDALEAGSLEALSMGSEDEPKSGIAAGETAEARSEDRASAHVRRVGLEPTTRGLREGSERIRRKSRKCISAGQGNMRTSAFVRESTGTAENGNQNGTNDLGGSRSHRARHGQQSEHLDGADLMVRVRGEDLLDGVVIFGFQDGVSAHPTRWTGVAVGDRLSGGAPVD, from the coding sequence ATGAGTGGCGGGTTCACCTTCAAGCGCTGCCCCTGCGCGCCGGTGACGAACGAGGCCGGGAAGGTGTTGGCGTGCAAGCGCAAGCACGGCAGCTGGTACTTCGCCGCCGAGACCCGCAGCACCGACGGGAAACGCCGCCAGGTCAAGCGGGGCGGGTTCGCGACCCAGGCCGACGCCCAGGCCGCGCTGACCGCGTTCGCGGAAGCGCAGAACACCGGCGCCTGGACCGATGACCGCAACCTCACGGTGAGCGAGTTCCTCACCGACTGGCTGGCCAAGAAGGTCGCCAACGGCCTGCGCCCGACGACCGAGCGCTCCTACCGCTGGCACATCACCGGCTACATCACCCCCGTCATCGGCAACCTCCGCCTGCGCGACGTGCGACCTCCGCACGTCGAGGAAGTCCTCCGCCTCGCGGCCGTGCCGAAGGAGAAGGGGCGCACGCCGGGGCCGGCGACGGTGCGGCGCATCCACGCCACCATGCGCTCCGCGTTCGCCAGCGCCAAGCGGGCCCGCTACATCCCCTACAACCCCGCCGTCGACGTCGAACTCCCCCGGGTTACCCGACCCCACGTGCAACCGTGGGAAGCCGACGAGCTCGGTGCGTTCCTCGACCACTGCGCCTCAGACCCCCTCGGCCCGCTCTACGAGGTCGCGGCCTTCACCGGCCTACGACGTGGTGAGCTCCTCGGCCTGCGGTGGGACGACATCGACGTCGAACGGTCCCGGCTGGTCGTCCGCCGTCAGATCGTGCAGCTCGGTCACGCCACACACGTCGGCCCGGTCAAGACCGCCAGCGGTCAGGACCGTGTCGTCGACCTCGACGAAGCCACTATCGGTGCTCTGCTCAGCCACCAGCTTCGCCAGCAGCAGCAACGCGACGAGTGGGGGAGCGCCTGGGTCGACAGCGGCCACGTCTTCACCAAGGAGGACGGCTCGCCGCTGCACCCCGAGACCGTCACCAAACGCTTCCGCGAACTCTCCGACGCTGCCGGGCTCCGACCGGTGCGGCTCCACGACCTACGCCACGGGCAGGCCAGCCTCATGCTCGCCGCCGGCGTCCCGATGGCCGTTGTCAGCAAGCGACTCGGACACGGCTCACTCGCGATCACCTCGGACACCTACTCGCACCTACTCGAAGGGGTCGGCCAGCAAGCCGCCACCGCCGCAGCCGCCTTGGTCCCGCGCACAGACCGCCGAACCCAGAATGAACCCAGGTCCCCTGAAGACGCCCTCGAGGCAGGGTCTCTGGAGGCTCTGTCTATGGGTTCAGAAGACGAGCCCAAATCGGGTATCGCCGCAGGTGAAACAGCAGAGGCCCGGTCCGAAGACCGAGCCTCTGCACACGTACGCCGCGTAGGACTTGAACCTACAACCCGCGGATTAAGAGAGGGCTCGGAGCGCATTCGGCGGAAGTCCCGAAAGTGCATTTCCGCAGGTCAGGGCAACATGCGCACGTCCGCGTTCGTGCGCGAATCGACCGGAACTGCCGAGAATGGCAACCAGAATGGCACCAATGATCTTGGTGGCTCGAGGTCACATCGAGCCCGGCATGGGCAGCAGTCGGAGCACCTCGATGGTGCCGACCTCATGGTGCGGGTGCGCGGCGAGGATCTGCTGGACGGCGTCGTCATCTTCGGCTTCCAGGATGGAGTATCCGCCCACCCAACCCGCTGGACCGGGGTCGCCGTCGGAGACAGGCTGAGTGGGGGAGCCCCAGTCGACTAG
- a CDS encoding helix-turn-helix domain-containing protein, whose translation MERIARAAPMREVGASTVVYRPGDEHPVLFILKRGRVRVYRLAEDGRSLTMSIVERGEIFGEMPELGLRMAGSGAETLEPSLVCLMSRDDVERLVLGDGRVAARLATTLGERVSELERRLEDAVFRSVPSRVASTLALLAGSGDDDVRLTHEQLADLVGTTRETVTKVLGDLRGRGLVTSRRGRIRVQDRAALADLATSGGSTAVTGGHAVRRA comes from the coding sequence ATGGAACGGATCGCCCGGGCCGCACCCATGCGCGAGGTCGGGGCGTCGACCGTTGTGTATCGCCCCGGCGATGAGCACCCGGTGCTGTTCATCCTCAAACGTGGACGGGTACGGGTCTACCGGTTGGCCGAGGATGGCCGCAGTCTGACGATGTCGATCGTCGAGCGTGGCGAGATCTTCGGTGAGATGCCCGAGCTCGGCCTGCGCATGGCGGGCTCGGGGGCGGAGACCCTCGAGCCGAGCCTGGTCTGCCTCATGAGCCGTGACGACGTGGAGCGGCTCGTGCTCGGCGACGGGCGGGTTGCTGCCAGGCTGGCCACGACGTTGGGGGAGCGCGTGTCGGAGCTCGAACGCCGGCTCGAGGACGCGGTGTTCCGCTCGGTCCCGTCGCGCGTGGCCTCGACTCTCGCGCTGTTGGCAGGCTCCGGCGACGACGACGTGAGGTTGACCCACGAGCAGCTCGCCGACCTGGTGGGGACCACGCGCGAGACGGTGACAAAGGTGCTCGGCGACCTGCGGGGCCGGGGGCTGGTGACGTCGAGGCGCGGGCGGATCCGCGTGCAGGACCGTGCTGCGCTGGCCGATCTCGCGACGTCGGGTGGATCGACGGCCGTGACCGGCGGGCACGCGGTAAGGCGGGCCTGA
- a CDS encoding FAD-dependent oxidoreductase: MARGRRAPDLVVVGGGTAGIVAAATAAALGAEVVLVEQQRTGGDCLWTGCVPSKALLAAAAAAAHARGAAPLGIDAAVTVRFADVMQHVRAAIATIEPDDAPAALERAGVRVVHGRARFTGPCDVAVGDETLPFERAVLATGARPTIPSLPGLADVDPLTSDTLWELDALPPRLVVLGGGGIGCELGQAFARLGSDVTVIESLLRLLPREDPDASALVTAALRRDGVRVLTGHAVTAVTGSPAGGDVIVGGSEHVPFDRILVAVGRTPATSGLDLDRALIRCDARGNVVVDRHLRTSNARIWAAGDLTGHPQLTHVAGVHGGIAATNAVLGLRRAVTGRAVPRVTFTDPEVAAVGAGADDPGVRSVTRLHDHVDRAVADGRTAGFARLHLDARNRIVGATVVGPRAGESLAELTLAVRLGLRARDLAATTHPYPTYGDGPWNAAIDVVRAGLAAPAASRAVRTLLAARRALTR; the protein is encoded by the coding sequence ATGGCCAGGGGCAGGCGCGCGCCAGATCTCGTGGTGGTAGGCGGAGGAACCGCAGGGATCGTGGCTGCGGCGACGGCGGCGGCCCTAGGTGCCGAGGTCGTGCTCGTCGAGCAGCAACGGACCGGGGGCGACTGCCTGTGGACCGGGTGCGTCCCGTCGAAGGCGTTGCTGGCCGCAGCGGCTGCTGCCGCACACGCGCGCGGCGCCGCGCCGCTCGGTATCGACGCGGCGGTCACCGTGCGCTTCGCCGACGTGATGCAGCACGTGCGTGCCGCGATCGCCACGATCGAGCCGGACGACGCCCCGGCGGCCTTGGAGCGAGCCGGCGTACGCGTTGTGCACGGCCGCGCCCGGTTCACCGGACCATGCGACGTGGCTGTGGGCGACGAGACGCTGCCCTTCGAGCGCGCGGTGCTGGCCACCGGTGCCCGTCCCACGATCCCCTCCCTCCCAGGGCTCGCCGACGTCGATCCGCTCACCAGCGACACCCTGTGGGAGCTCGACGCCCTGCCCCCTCGCCTGGTGGTGCTGGGCGGTGGCGGCATCGGCTGCGAGCTGGGGCAGGCGTTCGCGCGACTCGGCAGCGACGTCACCGTCATCGAGTCGTTGCTGCGTCTGCTCCCCCGTGAGGACCCCGACGCGTCGGCGCTCGTCACCGCTGCGCTGCGCCGCGACGGCGTCCGGGTCCTGACCGGGCACGCGGTCACGGCCGTGACAGGTTCCCCCGCTGGGGGCGACGTGATCGTCGGTGGAAGCGAGCACGTGCCGTTCGACCGGATCCTCGTGGCGGTCGGTCGCACACCGGCCACGAGCGGTCTGGACCTCGACCGGGCATTGATCCGATGCGATGCGCGCGGCAACGTCGTCGTCGACCGCCACCTGCGCACCAGCAACGCTCGGATCTGGGCGGCGGGCGACCTCACCGGGCATCCGCAGCTCACCCACGTCGCCGGCGTCCACGGCGGCATCGCCGCCACCAACGCCGTCCTGGGCCTGCGACGAGCCGTCACAGGGCGCGCGGTGCCACGGGTGACGTTCACCGACCCGGAGGTCGCGGCGGTCGGCGCGGGTGCCGACGACCCGGGCGTTCGCTCGGTGACCCGGCTGCACGATCACGTGGACCGCGCCGTGGCGGACGGGAGGACGGCAGGGTTCGCGAGGCTCCACCTCGACGCACGGAACCGCATCGTGGGAGCGACCGTCGTCGGCCCTCGGGCCGGCGAGTCCCTGGCCGAACTGACCCTGGCCGTGCGCCTCGGGCTCCGAGCGCGGGACCTCGCGGCGACGACTCACCCGTACCCGACGTACGGGGACGGGCCCTGGAACGCGGCCATCGACGTCGTGCGCGCCGGGCTCGCCGCGCCCGCCGCCTCCAGGGCCGTGCGCACCCTTCTGGCCGCGCGTCGAGCCCTCACCCGCTGA
- a CDS encoding methyltransferase domain-containing protein, with product MVAARGCQVGRAVRTPLERSAGWADYLRDYHAARPGITEAVITRSTHPDAGTPYQWVVAALPVSPGTVVDLACGSAPLQQHLPPGTGYVGLDLSEPELRAGVRVGRSALAVADVERLPLTDASVDAVTCSMAIMLFDRLDLVLDEVARVLRPGGTFATIRPAGRPFDLSDLLHVLPLAVGLGRPPQLPHRYRSRTVARLLRERGLHLARDEALRFAFPLEGPADAHLAVQALYLPDVPPVRRRRAADLLARTAGAGRSLPVSVRRTVATRVVELDARGDR from the coding sequence CTGGTTGCGGCCCGGGGGTGCCAGGTCGGGCGAGCGGTGAGAACTCCCCTCGAACGCTCGGCGGGCTGGGCCGACTACCTCCGCGACTACCACGCTGCACGGCCCGGGATCACCGAAGCGGTGATCACCCGATCGACGCACCCTGACGCCGGAACGCCTTACCAGTGGGTCGTAGCCGCGCTGCCCGTCTCGCCGGGCACGGTGGTCGATCTGGCGTGCGGCAGCGCCCCGCTGCAGCAGCACCTCCCTCCGGGAACCGGTTACGTCGGGCTCGACCTGTCCGAGCCCGAGCTGCGAGCAGGCGTGCGCGTGGGGCGCTCGGCCCTGGCCGTCGCGGATGTCGAACGGCTGCCGCTGACCGACGCGTCCGTCGACGCGGTCACCTGCTCCATGGCGATCATGCTCTTCGACAGGCTCGACCTCGTCCTTGACGAGGTCGCACGCGTGCTGCGTCCCGGAGGCACGTTCGCCACGATCCGCCCAGCGGGTCGACCGTTCGACCTGTCGGACCTTCTCCACGTCCTGCCCCTCGCCGTCGGGCTGGGTCGTCCACCCCAGCTACCTCACCGCTACCGCTCGAGGACAGTGGCCCGCCTGCTGCGGGAGCGCGGCCTCCACCTGGCACGAGACGAGGCGCTGCGCTTCGCCTTTCCGCTCGAGGGCCCGGCCGACGCGCACCTGGCCGTCCAGGCCCTGTACCTCCCGGACGTGCCGCCCGTGCGTCGACGGCGCGCCGCTGACCTGCTGGCGCGGACCGCGGGGGCTGGACGTTCGCTGCCCGTGTCGGTGCGCCGCACGGTCGCGACCCGTGTGGTCGAGTTGGACGCCCGAGGCGATCGATGA
- a CDS encoding sigma-70 family RNA polymerase sigma factor: MTAASGALAPCPPGSTWVRDRAHGPGVRSRRRGAGDTGAVTGADLTGDRRAEGFAAYVEPEIPVLLRVARTLTGSAADADDLVQETLIRAYRALDSFDGRHPRAWLLTILRNTASNLRRRTRPDLVDDWDGLANPRPAFGAARPVAADQPVIDNTLDTDVADALRALDERFRTVLVLIDVHGLTYAECGDALGIPVGTVMSRLSRARDRMRTTLRATGRFA, encoded by the coding sequence ATGACCGCCGCCTCGGGCGCCCTTGCACCCTGCCCCCCAGGATCGACCTGGGTCCGTGATCGGGCCCACGGTCCGGGTGTGCGATCGCGGCGTCGCGGGGCCGGGGATACTGGTGCGGTGACCGGCGCGGATCTCACGGGCGATCGTCGGGCCGAGGGCTTCGCCGCCTACGTCGAGCCCGAGATCCCCGTCCTGCTCCGCGTGGCCCGCACGCTGACGGGGTCGGCCGCGGACGCCGACGACCTCGTCCAGGAGACGCTGATCCGAGCCTACCGAGCGCTCGACTCGTTCGACGGCCGGCATCCGCGGGCGTGGCTGCTCACGATCCTGCGGAACACCGCGTCGAATCTGCGCCGCCGGACACGGCCGGACCTGGTCGACGACTGGGACGGACTGGCCAACCCGCGACCGGCGTTCGGCGCCGCGCGACCGGTGGCCGCCGACCAGCCGGTGATCGACAACACGCTCGACACCGACGTCGCTGATGCGCTGCGGGCGCTCGACGAGCGATTTCGCACTGTGCTCGTGCTCATCGACGTGCATGGGCTCACCTACGCGGAGTGCGGTGACGCGCTGGGCATCCCGGTGGGCACCGTGATGTCGAGGTTGAGCCGTGCCCGCGATCGGATGCGGACCACGTTGCGCGCCACCGGGAGGTTCGCATGA
- a CDS encoding zf-HC2 domain-containing protein: protein MMSIRQALECRRTRKRLQRFLDRDPSALLTTEEVREVEVHLQGCVRCQGLAEEYRSLHRSLGRLGDALTPDDDAVRRAQEALRRATESIDRPEA, encoded by the coding sequence ATGATGTCGATCCGGCAGGCGCTCGAGTGCCGGCGCACCCGCAAGCGGCTCCAGCGCTTCCTCGACCGCGACCCCTCGGCGCTGCTCACCACCGAGGAGGTCCGCGAGGTCGAGGTGCACTTGCAGGGCTGCGTGCGGTGCCAGGGCCTGGCTGAGGAGTATCGCAGCCTGCACCGCAGCCTGGGTCGGCTCGGCGATGCGCTGACGCCTGACGACGACGCGGTCCGGCGTGCCCAGGAGGCCCTGCGGCGCGCGACCGAGTCGATCGACCGGCCGGAGGCCTGA
- a CDS encoding ATP-binding cassette domain-containing protein, translating into MTGELRISNVTRWYTGTPTPALDAVELTVPAGECTALIGPSGSGKTTLLRIVAGLEHPDDGEVLLDGSTITCLASERRGMAMVFQRPALLAHLDVRDNVAFAARMRGCSRRTARQVANDYLALVGIVGMGDRAITTLSGGQAQRVSLARALAREPRVLLLDEPFSALDRPLADELHELLLELRAMLAPTILLVTHDRAEAARIADSVAVLDDGRLLQHAATAVLHARPASAHVHHLLGGLIAIEGRVAGGDHVSSLGRLRLPPDTRRAEGPGLLLLRHESLRVVDRTDAAADVVGQVVERRAAGARDRLSVACGSQVLHVEVPATDPVRIGDVVGVSIPIEARHVVDAAAQPVAHPMTV; encoded by the coding sequence ATGACCGGCGAACTTCGGATCAGCAACGTGACCCGGTGGTACACGGGGACACCGACCCCCGCGCTCGACGCTGTCGAGCTGACCGTGCCCGCGGGCGAGTGCACCGCACTGATCGGCCCGTCGGGATCGGGGAAGACGACGCTGCTGCGGATCGTGGCAGGCCTGGAACATCCCGACGACGGAGAGGTCCTGCTCGACGGCAGCACCATCACGTGCCTGGCATCCGAGCGACGTGGCATGGCCATGGTGTTCCAGCGCCCTGCCCTGCTCGCGCATCTCGACGTGCGGGACAACGTCGCCTTCGCAGCCCGGATGCGCGGCTGCTCACGTCGCACCGCGCGACAAGTCGCCAACGACTACCTCGCCCTCGTGGGGATCGTCGGCATGGGCGACAGAGCGATCACGACTCTGTCTGGAGGGCAGGCTCAGCGGGTTTCCCTCGCGCGCGCTCTGGCTCGGGAGCCGCGAGTCCTGCTGCTCGATGAACCGTTCAGCGCCCTGGACCGACCACTGGCCGACGAGCTGCACGAGCTGCTGCTCGAGCTTCGCGCGATGCTGGCCCCCACCATCCTGCTGGTGACCCATGATCGGGCTGAGGCGGCACGTATCGCGGACTCGGTCGCCGTTCTCGACGACGGCAGACTCCTGCAGCACGCCGCCACTGCGGTCCTGCACGCCCGCCCCGCCAGTGCTCACGTGCATCATCTGCTCGGTGGCCTCATCGCGATCGAGGGCCGGGTCGCAGGGGGCGACCACGTCTCGTCGCTCGGTCGGCTCCGGCTTCCCCCAGACACGCGGCGCGCCGAAGGACCCGGGTTGCTGCTGCTGCGCCACGAATCGTTGCGCGTCGTCGACCGGACCGACGCGGCGGCGGATGTCGTCGGCCAGGTGGTGGAACGACGCGCGGCAGGCGCACGGGACCGACTCTCGGTTGCCTGCGGGTCCCAGGTCCTGCACGTCGAGGTCCCCGCCACCGACCCCGTCCGGATCGGCGACGTCGTCGGGGTGTCGATCCCGATCGAAGCGCGCCACGTCGTGGACGCCGCGGCGCAGCCCGTCGCGCACCCGATGACGGTCTGA
- a CDS encoding ABC transporter permease subunit, with product MTRPPSTRSRALQATLAVWYVVPLVPLALWSVATRWSYPAPLPQQWGLGAAADRGALVAATGASVALGLLTVALAVPAGASAALAVRALPPRLLRVAQVALLSPVAVPPLALALGATPVLLRLRVPSLAGVALLLAGLALPYTFLAVRGALQEYDWSVEEQARLLGATTSVVVRAVRTPALRRPLALAAFLAFLIASSDYIVTVVVGGGTVVTLPLLVAGAASGTGNEHVVAVVSMLAALPPLLLALALLRPTMIHSPARADTRVVEPALVP from the coding sequence ATGACCAGGCCGCCGTCCACCCGCTCGAGGGCTCTCCAAGCAACGCTCGCCGTCTGGTATGTCGTCCCGCTTGTCCCGCTTGCGCTGTGGTCGGTCGCCACCCGGTGGAGCTACCCGGCCCCGCTACCCCAGCAGTGGGGCCTCGGAGCGGCCGCCGACCGCGGCGCACTCGTCGCGGCCACCGGTGCCTCGGTCGCGCTGGGCCTTCTTACGGTCGCGCTGGCGGTACCGGCGGGAGCGAGCGCAGCACTCGCGGTGCGCGCTCTGCCACCGCGACTGCTGCGGGTCGCCCAGGTGGCGCTCCTGTCACCCGTCGCGGTCCCGCCGCTGGCGCTGGCGCTGGGGGCCACGCCCGTGCTGCTGCGCCTGCGTGTGCCCAGCCTCGCCGGTGTGGCTCTGCTGCTGGCAGGACTGGCCCTGCCCTACACCTTCCTCGCCGTGCGAGGTGCGCTGCAGGAGTACGACTGGTCCGTGGAGGAGCAGGCGCGGTTGCTCGGGGCCACCACCTCCGTGGTGGTCCGGGCAGTCCGTACGCCCGCACTGCGACGGCCACTGGCGCTCGCCGCATTCCTGGCCTTCCTGATCGCCAGCAGCGACTACATCGTCACCGTGGTCGTGGGTGGGGGCACCGTCGTGACCTTGCCGCTGCTCGTGGCGGGTGCCGCCTCTGGGACGGGCAACGAGCACGTCGTGGCCGTCGTGTCGATGCTGGCCGCGCTGCCGCCGCTCCTCCTGGCTCTAGCCCTGCTCCGTCCGACGATGATCCACAGCCCCGCTCGCGCCGATACCCGCGTGGTCGAACCGGCTCTCGTGCCATGA
- a CDS encoding ABC transporter yields the protein MSRSGWLLLAPAGALLAVLGVALASGLLQSLGADSLTGDGRLSLDAYRALLGDEPVVSSLGVGLVVASAATCLAITTGLLTVAAVRAGRRTGRVVATLAAATVPLPHLVGAVAFALLLSDSGFLARIVHAAPGSFPPWVGGHWYAAVVLELAWKESAFIALVVLAALPADLEEREDALAVLGAGARRRWLAVSLPASRTALVVASTVAFTYALGSYEVAWLLGPALPETLPETAYRLFTSTDFAARPEAFAATSVLVTACLGATLAGLSLLRSPARTTP from the coding sequence ATGAGCCGGTCCGGTTGGCTGCTGCTTGCGCCGGCAGGTGCCCTGCTGGCCGTGCTCGGCGTCGCCCTGGCCAGCGGCCTTCTGCAGAGTCTCGGCGCCGACTCGCTCACCGGCGATGGGCGACTGTCCCTCGATGCGTACCGGGCCCTGCTCGGGGACGAGCCCGTCGTGTCGTCCCTAGGCGTCGGGCTGGTCGTCGCCAGCGCCGCCACCTGTCTCGCGATCACGACCGGGTTGCTGACCGTGGCGGCCGTCCGAGCGGGACGGCGTACCGGACGTGTGGTCGCGACGCTGGCCGCGGCCACCGTGCCGCTGCCGCACCTCGTGGGGGCGGTGGCATTCGCACTGCTCCTCTCGGACTCGGGGTTCCTGGCCCGCATCGTGCATGCCGCGCCCGGATCCTTCCCGCCGTGGGTCGGCGGTCACTGGTATGCGGCCGTCGTCCTGGAGCTCGCCTGGAAGGAGTCGGCGTTCATCGCGCTCGTCGTGCTCGCGGCGTTGCCCGCCGACCTCGAGGAGCGCGAGGACGCGTTGGCCGTCCTCGGCGCGGGCGCGCGACGACGCTGGCTCGCAGTGTCCCTGCCGGCATCGCGAACCGCGCTCGTCGTCGCATCCACCGTGGCCTTCACCTACGCGCTCGGCTCGTACGAGGTTGCCTGGTTGCTCGGACCGGCCCTTCCCGAGACCCTGCCGGAGACGGCCTATCGACTGTTCACCTCGACTGATTTTGCGGCTCGTCCCGAGGCGTTCGCCGCGACGTCCGTGCTGGTGACCGCGTGCCTCGGGGCCACGCTCGCGGGACTCTCGCTGCTGCGTTCCCCCGCACGGACGACGCCATGA
- a CDS encoding ABC transporter substrate-binding protein encodes MTSARRVWRPLVPRSRLALLASSVLLLSACSAAVAGTGGATSSPAAGTWAHTLAAARGQSVSLWMWSGDPQGNAYVDDVLAPAAAALGVTLKRVPITDTKDAIDRIAAEKQAGVTDGSVDLVWVNGDNFSTGRQAGLWACGWTSQLPSMTYVDPNDPLITHDFGTPVDGCEAPWHKAQFTFVYDSARVSDPPRSLLGLLAWAKAHPGRFTYPAPPDFTGSVFVREALYATAGGYRSVPASPDGSKATSEADALWSALSGLAPSLWRQGATYPKDSMALDQLFAGGQVDFTMTYGPATLTGLVDRGTFPRTTRVLPLDEGTVGNANFLAIPSTSGHQAAAEVVADLALSPAQQLAAAQPSVWGQFTVLDQSRLTPGDRAAFTALPASAVVPPYVELSRNANPELAATWVPVLDDGWRRHVLAGGA; translated from the coding sequence ATGACGTCGGCACGACGTGTGTGGCGACCCCTTGTGCCCCGATCACGCCTGGCCCTGCTGGCCTCGTCCGTCCTGCTTCTCAGCGCATGTTCCGCTGCGGTAGCGGGAACCGGCGGTGCGACGTCATCACCTGCGGCCGGCACCTGGGCTCATACCCTGGCAGCAGCACGTGGGCAGTCGGTGTCGCTGTGGATGTGGAGTGGGGATCCGCAGGGCAACGCGTACGTCGACGACGTGCTGGCTCCCGCCGCGGCCGCCCTCGGCGTCACGCTCAAGCGCGTCCCCATCACGGACACCAAGGACGCTATCGACCGCATCGCGGCCGAGAAGCAGGCGGGAGTCACGGACGGGTCGGTGGACCTGGTGTGGGTCAACGGGGACAACTTCAGCACCGGGCGGCAGGCCGGCCTGTGGGCGTGCGGGTGGACCTCGCAGCTGCCGAGCATGACGTACGTCGATCCGAACGACCCGCTGATCACACATGACTTCGGGACACCGGTCGACGGGTGCGAAGCGCCGTGGCACAAGGCGCAGTTCACCTTCGTCTACGACTCTGCGCGGGTCAGCGACCCGCCTCGCAGCCTGCTCGGCCTGCTCGCTTGGGCGAAGGCGCACCCCGGCCGATTCACCTACCCCGCACCACCGGACTTCACCGGGTCGGTGTTCGTGCGTGAGGCGCTCTACGCGACCGCTGGCGGCTACCGCTCCGTGCCCGCATCCCCTGACGGTTCGAAGGCCACCAGCGAGGCAGACGCGTTGTGGTCGGCGCTGTCGGGGCTCGCCCCCTCGTTATGGCGTCAGGGCGCGACTTACCCCAAGGACTCCATGGCCCTGGACCAGCTCTTTGCTGGCGGCCAGGTCGACTTCACGATGACGTACGGGCCGGCCACGCTCACCGGCTTGGTCGACCGCGGGACCTTCCCGCGCACAACCCGGGTGCTACCCCTCGACGAGGGGACCGTGGGCAACGCCAACTTCTTGGCCATCCCCAGCACCTCAGGACACCAGGCAGCCGCCGAAGTCGTGGCCGACCTCGCCCTCTCCCCTGCCCAGCAACTGGCTGCCGCCCAGCCCTCGGTGTGGGGCCAGTTCACCGTCCTGGACCAGTCGCGGCTCACCCCCGGCGACCGGGCCGCCTTCACGGCCCTGCCCGCCTCCGCCGTAGTGCCGCCGTACGTCGAGCTCTCCCGAAACGCCAACCCCGAGCTAGCGGCGACGTGGGTACCGGTCCTCGACGACGGGTGGCGCCGTCATGTGCTCGCCGGTGGAGCATGA
- a CDS encoding CDP-alcohol phosphatidyltransferase family protein encodes MIDAALRPRLAGGVDRLARAIDRPVATPARLTLLGLALGLGGAVAAAGRWWWAAALLWIASRVADGLDGALARRRTPGPSSAGGFLDISVDFVVYGAFVVGVAVGASEQMLPFLLVLFAYYVNGSAFLAFSAAAERSSARIDDGRSLSFLGGLAEGTETVLVHTLWCLIPWWAAQVAWVWAAFVLLSGAQRIVVGYRALSAAAR; translated from the coding sequence ATGATCGACGCAGCGTTGCGTCCCCGGCTGGCAGGCGGCGTGGACCGGCTCGCCCGAGCTATCGACCGCCCGGTGGCGACACCGGCACGGCTCACCCTGCTCGGCCTCGCGCTCGGTCTCGGCGGCGCCGTCGCTGCCGCGGGCCGATGGTGGTGGGCGGCGGCGCTGCTCTGGATCGCGTCGCGCGTCGCCGACGGCCTGGACGGAGCATTGGCGCGGCGACGGACGCCGGGGCCGTCGTCAGCGGGTGGCTTCCTCGACATCTCGGTCGACTTCGTCGTCTACGGCGCTTTCGTCGTCGGGGTGGCAGTCGGGGCGAGCGAGCAGATGCTGCCCTTCCTGCTGGTGCTGTTCGCCTACTACGTCAACGGATCGGCCTTCCTGGCCTTCTCGGCGGCGGCCGAGCGCAGCTCGGCCCGCATCGATGACGGTCGCTCGTTGTCGTTCCTCGGAGGTCTGGCCGAAGGCACCGAGACGGTCCTCGTGCACACCCTGTGGTGCCTGATCCCCTGGTGGGCGGCGCAGGTGGCCTGGGTGTGGGCCGCCTTCGTCCTGCTCAGCGGAGCTCAGCGCATCGTGGTCGGCTACCGGGCCTTGTCCGCCGCGGCGCGGTGA